In one window of Hyla sarda isolate aHylSar1 chromosome 1, aHylSar1.hap1, whole genome shotgun sequence DNA:
- the LOC130308252 gene encoding uncharacterized protein LOC130308252: MELKGLGFVPLLLAFWCAAWLATSYIMTVVLGHAASPLMSISDVGNFFPESILFRIGFIGTSIGTLVLTFLIYKYMVMHTEEFRGHQVLIQRILLAIVWASCFATAVMHVLSPEEYPRIHFVSTIISITCEALYYLGQSIQMYKLPGAKKVIHHSRCTCCGLTFVCVIFYFGYETLKELFYNDEDWDEIREIPIIIMEWVMLLLILINIVTYYSTMQRLLLTVSRNSCTLSLRVKIDDFGV; encoded by the exons atggagctaaaaggtttggggttcgtccccctcctgttggcgttttggtgtgcggcctggcttgccaccagctacatcatgacggtcgtcctcggccatgctgcctcgccactgatgagcatcag tgacgtgggaaatttctttcccgaaagcatattattcagaattggattcatagggacgtccattggcactttggtactaacctttcttatttataagtatatggttatgcatactgaagagttcaggggtcatcaggtcctgatccagaggatcctgctggccattgtgtgggcctcctgttttgccacagctgtcatgcatgtattgtcccccgaagaatatcccaggatacactttgtcagcacgataatttccattacatgtgaagccttatactaccttgggcagtccatccagatgtataaattaccaggagcaaaaaaagtcatccaccatagtagatgcacctgctgtggcctgacttttgtctgtgtaattttctattttggatatgaaacattaaaggaattattctataatgatgaagactgggacgagatccgtgaaatccccatcataatcatggagtgggtgatgcttctactgatcctgataaacatcgtgacctattattccaccatgcagaggttattgttgaccgtctccagaaacagctgcacactttctcttagagtaaaaattgatgacttcggggtgtag